The following coding sequences lie in one Candidatus Marinarcus aquaticus genomic window:
- a CDS encoding iron-containing alcohol dehydrogenase, with translation MQFTYQNPTLIEFGQQSISKINTLIEKSERVLVLYGGGSIKKNGVYDQVKEALDGYAWFEFGGVEPNPTKEKLDEAIAYGRSNEVSFILAVGGGSVIDGAKYVANAFYYEGDGWDLLEGKYNATKALKIGAVLTLAATGSESNTGSVITKKETKEKRFFHSAFSYPQFAIMDPDVLKSLDDRQLSNGLIDSFVHTCEQYLTQPHGALAQDYYAEGILRGLIELAHSYDKKDDLWYANLMWLANQALNGLIGVGVPQDWATHFIGHELSGLYGIDHARTLAIIQPNLLTILANEKQEKLMQMGKNVFGMQALTPFEVIEEIRNLYASLNVDLKLSSYTDDKEVISKVTNLLEKHGFTHFGDRGSIDKSVVEKILEKSI, from the coding sequence ATGCAGTTTACTTACCAAAACCCAACCTTGATTGAGTTTGGGCAACAAAGTATCTCTAAAATCAACACCCTGATTGAAAAGTCAGAAAGAGTGTTGGTGCTTTATGGTGGAGGAAGTATTAAGAAAAATGGGGTTTATGACCAAGTTAAAGAGGCTTTAGATGGCTATGCATGGTTTGAATTTGGTGGGGTTGAACCTAATCCAACAAAAGAGAAACTGGATGAAGCTATCGCTTATGGACGAAGCAATGAAGTGAGCTTCATCTTAGCTGTTGGTGGTGGTTCTGTTATTGATGGTGCAAAATATGTAGCGAATGCCTTTTATTATGAAGGGGATGGTTGGGATTTACTTGAAGGCAAATACAATGCAACAAAAGCTTTAAAAATTGGTGCCGTACTCACTTTAGCTGCTACAGGAAGTGAATCAAATACTGGTTCGGTTATCACTAAAAAAGAAACCAAAGAGAAACGTTTCTTTCACTCTGCTTTTTCATATCCACAATTTGCTATTATGGACCCCGATGTATTAAAAAGTTTAGATGACCGACAATTGTCCAACGGTTTGATTGACTCTTTTGTGCATACGTGTGAACAGTATCTTACGCAACCTCATGGTGCCTTAGCTCAAGACTATTATGCTGAAGGTATTTTAAGAGGTTTGATTGAACTGGCACACAGCTATGATAAAAAAGATGATTTATGGTATGCCAACTTGATGTGGCTTGCCAATCAAGCACTTAATGGTTTGATTGGAGTAGGGGTTCCTCAAGATTGGGCGACACATTTTATTGGACATGAGTTAAGTGGTCTGTACGGTATTGACCATGCCAGAACATTGGCTATCATACAACCAAATTTACTGACTATTTTAGCTAATGAAAAACAAGAGAAGTTGATGCAAATGGGTAAAAATGTTTTTGGAATGCAGGCTTTAACACCTTTTGAGGTGATTGAAGAGATCAGAAACTTGTATGCATCACTCAATGTGGATTTAAAACTTTCATCGTATACAGATGATAAAGAGGTGATTTCTAAAGTAACAAACTTGCTTGAAAAACATGGGTTCACACACTTTGGTGACCGTGGAAGCATTGATAAATCAGTTGTAGAAAAAATATTAGAAAAATCAATTTAA